A section of the Candidatus Desulfatibia profunda genome encodes:
- a CDS encoding AAA family ATPase: protein MEELNQRVAEKHLLVNTIRSEISKILVGQRKLIDSLLIGLFAKGHVLIEGVPGLAKTSAVMALAATVQADFKRIQFTPDLLPADLVGTELYRPQTGDFTIKKGPIFHNIILADEINRAPSKVQSALLEAIP from the coding sequence ATCGAGGAATTAAATCAAAGGGTTGCAGAAAAGCACCTGCTCGTTAACACTATCAGGAGTGAAATTTCCAAGATACTTGTCGGGCAGCGTAAGTTGATCGACAGTCTGTTGATCGGACTCTTTGCCAAGGGCCATGTCCTCATCGAAGGCGTTCCGGGATTGGCCAAAACCAGTGCCGTCATGGCTTTGGCCGCCACGGTTCAGGCCGATTTCAAACGGATTCAGTTTACCCCGGACCTGCTGCCCGCCGACCTGGTCGGCACAGAGCTATATCGACCTCAAACCGGTGATTTTACGATTAAAAAAGGCCCCATTTTTCACAACATTATTCTGGCCGATGAAATCAACCGGGCGCCGTCCAAGGTCCAATCCGCGCTACTTGAAGCCATACCATGA
- a CDS encoding DUF58 domain-containing protein codes for MMAGQYKSVFRGSGIEFEEVREYTPGDDVKSIDWKVSARLGRPFVKLYREERELIVMLLIDMSASGYFGTSGSLKQEIAAEVAAVLAFNAIRNNDKVGAILFTDRVEKYIPPMKGSSHVWRVIKELFAFEPQHKGTNIQDAIGYLGRVSRKRTVAFLISDFLSRDYSHQLKIAGKRHELIGVPVPNPQGGFKKDSSGRIVMTRLDEEPLKKMAVFTGGTYVRSVAGDMDLDVIYNREIRGKMDTATLSSGRKQIGEDRYQWFLILALTALIVELFLPSTTKKVLALVLLLVLVFGRSPALAAAGVYRNMQKGLEAYQNQNYEDALKFFIDAQLENPDRSEIYYNIGNT; via the coding sequence ATGATGGCCGGACAGTACAAGTCGGTATTCCGCGGTTCGGGTATTGAGTTTGAGGAAGTTCGTGAATACACCCCTGGGGATGACGTCAAAAGCATAGACTGGAAAGTATCCGCCCGTCTGGGCCGCCCCTTTGTCAAACTATATCGTGAGGAACGCGAGCTGATCGTCATGCTGCTCATTGATATGAGCGCATCCGGCTATTTCGGAACTTCCGGGAGCCTTAAGCAGGAAATAGCTGCTGAAGTTGCCGCCGTTCTGGCGTTCAATGCCATTCGGAACAACGACAAGGTCGGGGCGATACTGTTTACGGATCGGGTCGAAAAATATATTCCTCCCATGAAGGGATCATCCCATGTGTGGCGGGTCATCAAGGAGCTTTTTGCTTTCGAGCCGCAGCACAAAGGCACCAACATCCAGGACGCTATCGGCTATCTGGGCCGGGTTAGCCGCAAACGAACGGTTGCATTTCTGATTTCCGATTTTTTGTCCCGGGACTATTCTCATCAGCTTAAAATTGCTGGAAAAAGGCACGAACTGATCGGCGTCCCGGTTCCGAACCCTCAGGGCGGCTTTAAAAAGGACTCCTCCGGCAGGATTGTCATGACCCGGCTGGATGAGGAACCCCTCAAAAAAATGGCCGTCTTTACCGGAGGCACGTATGTCCGGTCGGTGGCCGGCGATATGGACCTGGACGTCATTTACAATCGCGAAATCCGGGGCAAAATGGACACCGCCACGCTTTCCAGCGGGCGCAAGCAGATTGGGGAGGATCGCTATCAATGGTTTCTGATCCTGGCACTGACGGCACTGATCGTAGAGTTGTTTCTGCCGTCAACCACCAAAAAAGTCCTGGCACTGGTATTGCTGCTGGTCCTGGTATTCGGTCGCAGCCCGGCATTGGCTGCCGCCGGGGTCTACCGGAACATGCAAAAGGGTCTGGAGGCCTATCAGAACCAGAATTACGAGGATGCACTCAAATTTTTCATCGATGCCCAGCTTGAGAATCCGGATCGCTCAGAGATTTATTATAATATCGGGAACACCTAA
- a CDS encoding protein BatD, whose protein sequence is MKKISLAILFMLAFPVWVQAADVKAFVDRTHVGMGESINLTVTTSGSDADIDISEIRDFTVVSRGTSTSVQIVNGRMSRQVSYNYMLVPLREGRLVIPPLTAVSDGRSLQTQAIVVQVSKQTPADSGRNDLFVRSQISEQNPFEGQQIIYTFRLYTAIRLANAKFQKPEFTGFTAKEAGDTKTYQTGVNGREYTVSEISYVLVPLKPGKATIAPGTFRCDTVRSRNRRPRSFFDSFFDDPFLGQAELEPKILTTEAFTVDIRPLPAYHGDVKFSGLVGKFELQAELEKTQINVGDSTTLTLAIAGTGNIMDAVPPEVAVPDAFKVYSDNPEEHITVNESGFSGKKIFRTALVAVRPGVYTIPAVRIRYFDVSKGEYKTVSTRLFSLTANPLAEKENIKVFSAPAVQEQPALKKKRVEFTGHDILPLKEELDALISRRSMQLPRFILLLAAPVLLYLTY, encoded by the coding sequence ATGAAAAAAATAAGCCTGGCCATCCTCTTTATGCTTGCGTTTCCGGTTTGGGTTCAGGCTGCGGACGTTAAGGCCTTTGTCGATCGGACGCATGTCGGCATGGGCGAGTCAATAAACCTGACCGTTACCACCAGCGGCAGCGATGCCGACATCGACATTTCTGAAATACGGGACTTTACGGTTGTTTCCAGGGGGACCAGTACCAGTGTCCAGATCGTCAACGGCCGCATGTCACGCCAAGTCAGTTACAACTATATGCTCGTACCGCTGCGGGAAGGCCGCTTGGTTATCCCGCCCTTAACGGCGGTTTCCGACGGCAGGTCCTTGCAAACCCAGGCGATCGTCGTTCAGGTTTCAAAACAGACCCCGGCAGACAGCGGCCGCAACGATCTGTTTGTGCGATCGCAGATTTCAGAGCAAAACCCTTTTGAGGGCCAGCAGATCATCTACACGTTCAGGCTGTATACCGCGATACGGCTTGCCAATGCTAAATTTCAAAAGCCCGAATTTACAGGATTTACCGCCAAAGAAGCCGGCGATACCAAAACCTACCAGACGGGCGTTAACGGACGGGAGTACACCGTTTCCGAGATTTCCTATGTGCTGGTTCCACTCAAGCCCGGCAAGGCGACCATCGCACCGGGCACGTTCCGTTGCGATACTGTGCGCAGCCGAAATCGTCGCCCACGTTCATTTTTCGATTCATTTTTCGACGATCCGTTTTTGGGGCAGGCGGAACTGGAACCCAAAATACTTACCACCGAAGCGTTTACCGTCGATATCAGGCCCTTGCCGGCATATCACGGGGATGTGAAATTTTCCGGCCTTGTGGGCAAGTTCGAGCTTCAAGCAGAGCTTGAAAAAACGCAGATAAACGTCGGAGACTCGACAACCTTGACCCTTGCGATTGCGGGCACCGGCAACATCATGGATGCCGTGCCGCCGGAAGTCGCCGTTCCCGATGCTTTTAAGGTATATTCCGACAATCCCGAAGAGCATATCACGGTAAATGAATCAGGCTTTTCAGGCAAAAAGATTTTCCGCACGGCCCTGGTTGCCGTCCGCCCAGGAGTTTATACGATTCCGGCGGTTCGAATCCGTTATTTCGACGTTTCGAAAGGAGAATACAAGACCGTATCCACCCGGCTGTTTTCCCTGACTGCCAATCCGTTGGCTGAAAAAGAAAACATCAAGGTTTTCAGCGCACCTGCTGTCCAGGAGCAACCTGCGCTTAAAAAGAAAAGGGTTGAGTTTACCGGCCACGATATTCTGCCGTTGAAAGAAGAGTTGGATGCCCTGATAAGCCGTCGATCGATGCAACTGCCACGGTTTATTCTCCTGCTGGCAGCACCGGTTCTGCTTTACCTAACGTATTGA
- a CDS encoding SH3 domain-containing protein, whose amino-acid sequence MVLILTVVFTVTALYNHYAFRYSKQAIILLDKVSVRSGLAEDSTELFLLHAGTKVKIDKENKDFYRIYFSDGKIGWLKKSEVGVI is encoded by the coding sequence GTGGTTCTGATCTTGACGGTTGTGTTCACGGTGACGGCCCTATATAACCATTATGCCTTCAGGTACAGCAAACAGGCGATAATCCTTTTAGATAAAGTGTCGGTTCGATCCGGACTCGCTGAAGACTCCACCGAGCTCTTTTTGCTGCATGCCGGCACAAAAGTAAAAATTGATAAAGAAAACAAAGACTTTTACAGAATTTATTTTTCGGACGGCAAGATCGGCTGGTTGAAAAAATCAGAAGTCGGCGTCATTTGA